Proteins co-encoded in one Paraburkholderia edwinii genomic window:
- the hrpA gene encoding ATP-dependent RNA helicase HrpA: MRKPQQQRTPQSPRPPNDSRESQQPRPQRPPREPRVVAPNPIPPVTFPEALPVSGRRDEIARAIAGHQVVIVSGETGSGKTTQLPKICLTLGRGLGAGGSGLIGHTQPRRIAASATGRRIAEELGTPFGEVVGYKVRFTDNLAPGASVKLMTDGILLAETQTDPLLKAYDTLIIDEAHERSLNIDFLLGYLKEILPKRPDLKLIVTSATIDAERFARHFGSDEKPAPVIEVSGRLYPVEMRYRPVVEESAAVKSAQGTPLRGDRSERGERPKSQRETDRDLIDAIVDAADELCREGPGDVLVFLPGEREIRDAAEALRKHHPPHTEILPLFARLSAAEQERVFRPSNARRIVLATNVAETSLTVPGIRYVIDTGLARVKRYSYRNKVEQLQVESISQAAANQRAGRCGRVADGICIRLYEETDYAARPRFTDPEILRSSLAAVILRMKSLHLTAIETFPFIEPPPGRAIADGYQLLNELGAVDDDNALTPLGRELARLPLDPRVGRMILAARDQQALREVLIIASALSVQDPRDRPIEAQEQADQAHRRFADERSEFLQWPKIWAWFDEAIAHKKSNRQLADACRANYLSHLRLREWRDVHSQLLTVVREHGWRLNESDATFEQIHLALLTGLLGNIGMKADDEPYYLGARGIKFYLWPGSALAKKAGRWVMAAELVETSRLYARGIAKIEPEWVEKIGAHLLKKSLSEPHWEKRAAQVSAFERAMLYGLTIYHRRRVSFGKQDPARARELFIRGAFVEGEFETKLAFFAHNRKLLAEIEQLEHKSRRQDVLVDDELIFGFYDEVIPQGIYTGAAFERWYRDEVNRSGQAEDKLRLLYLSRDDLMRHEAAGVTTELFPKRLTMAGIEMALTYHFEPGSPRDGVTLAVPLYALNQVDARRAEWLVRGMVKEKAQLLLKSLPQKLRRHVVPLPQYAAGFAERTSDGARFGAGGLVDALIADVRGETQVALKQSDFKLETLPAHLFMNFKIIDEHGRQLAMGRNLAQLRAELGGEAQQQFQKLAASATLVDQAGDALGRGGDARGAGARAGGGAGAGPAGPGVSAAARGGAGGAGSGAGSAPHTAPAGGGAAAPATALYENLTTWNFGKLPELLEVRRRGQTLFGYPALVDRGTHCDVEVFDSPDEAARIHRAGLRRLFALQLREPIKYLEKNLPGLREMAMQFMARATQEELRDQLIDTALDRACLQDPLPDDDASFHARRDEGRSRLTLLAQEISRLIGQILGEYATVLKKLAQAKPFAAAYADMQNQLDALIGKRFVVDTPYTQLTHFPRYLKGIGLRIDKLKADPARDARQFAEFAPLAQHYQRALAQRGGVMDARLAEFRWLLEELRVSLFAQELRTPMPVSVKRLYKVWESMQR, translated from the coding sequence TTGCGCAAGCCGCAGCAGCAACGCACGCCGCAGTCGCCACGTCCACCCAACGATTCCCGCGAGTCACAACAGCCGCGCCCGCAACGTCCACCGCGCGAGCCGCGCGTCGTCGCACCGAATCCGATCCCGCCGGTTACGTTCCCCGAAGCGTTGCCCGTCTCGGGCCGGCGTGACGAGATCGCGCGCGCGATCGCCGGCCATCAGGTGGTGATCGTGAGCGGCGAGACCGGCTCGGGCAAGACGACGCAGCTGCCAAAAATCTGTCTTACGCTCGGGCGCGGTCTCGGTGCGGGCGGCAGCGGGCTGATCGGTCACACGCAGCCGCGCCGCATCGCGGCGTCGGCGACGGGCCGGCGCATTGCCGAGGAACTCGGCACGCCGTTCGGCGAAGTGGTCGGCTACAAGGTGCGCTTCACCGACAATCTCGCGCCGGGCGCGTCGGTCAAACTGATGACGGACGGCATCCTGCTCGCCGAGACGCAGACCGACCCGCTGCTCAAGGCGTACGACACGCTGATCATCGACGAGGCGCACGAGCGCAGCCTCAACATCGATTTCCTGCTTGGCTATCTGAAGGAAATCCTGCCGAAGCGGCCAGACCTGAAGTTGATCGTCACCTCTGCGACGATCGATGCGGAGCGTTTCGCGCGCCACTTTGGCAGCGACGAGAAGCCGGCGCCGGTGATCGAGGTCAGCGGTCGCCTCTATCCGGTTGAGATGCGTTATCGGCCGGTCGTCGAGGAAAGCGCGGCGGTCAAGTCGGCGCAAGGCACGCCGTTGCGCGGCGATCGTTCCGAACGTGGCGAGCGCCCGAAATCGCAGCGCGAGACCGATCGCGATCTGATCGACGCGATCGTCGATGCAGCCGACGAACTATGCCGCGAAGGCCCGGGCGACGTGCTCGTGTTCCTGCCCGGCGAGCGCGAGATTCGTGACGCGGCCGAGGCGCTGCGCAAGCACCATCCGCCGCACACCGAGATCCTGCCGCTGTTCGCGCGGCTTTCCGCAGCCGAGCAGGAGCGCGTGTTCCGGCCGTCCAATGCGCGCCGCATCGTGCTCGCGACCAACGTCGCCGAAACGTCGCTGACGGTGCCCGGCATCCGCTATGTGATCGATACGGGCCTTGCGCGCGTGAAGCGCTATTCGTATCGCAACAAGGTTGAGCAGCTGCAGGTCGAGTCGATCTCGCAAGCGGCCGCGAACCAGCGCGCGGGCCGCTGCGGGCGTGTCGCGGACGGCATCTGTATACGTCTGTACGAGGAAACCGACTACGCCGCGCGCCCGCGTTTCACGGACCCGGAGATTCTGCGCTCGTCGCTCGCGGCGGTGATTCTGCGGATGAAGTCGCTGCATCTGACCGCGATCGAGACGTTTCCGTTTATCGAGCCGCCGCCCGGACGCGCGATCGCCGACGGCTATCAGCTGCTGAACGAACTCGGCGCCGTCGACGACGATAATGCGCTGACGCCGCTTGGCCGCGAGCTCGCGCGGCTGCCGCTCGACCCGCGCGTGGGCCGCATGATTCTTGCCGCGCGCGACCAGCAGGCGCTGCGCGAAGTGTTGATCATCGCGAGCGCGCTGTCGGTGCAGGATCCGCGCGACCGGCCGATCGAGGCGCAGGAGCAGGCCGACCAGGCGCATCGCCGCTTTGCCGACGAGCGTTCCGAGTTTCTGCAGTGGCCGAAGATCTGGGCGTGGTTCGACGAAGCGATCGCGCACAAGAAATCGAACCGGCAGCTCGCGGACGCGTGTCGCGCGAACTACCTATCGCATCTGCGCCTGCGCGAATGGCGCGATGTGCACTCGCAATTGCTGACCGTCGTGCGCGAGCACGGCTGGCGCCTGAACGAATCGGACGCGACCTTCGAGCAGATCCATCTCGCGCTGCTCACAGGCCTGCTCGGCAACATCGGCATGAAAGCCGACGACGAACCGTATTACCTCGGCGCGCGCGGCATCAAGTTTTATCTGTGGCCAGGTTCCGCGCTCGCGAAGAAAGCGGGGCGCTGGGTGATGGCCGCGGAACTCGTCGAAACGAGCCGGCTTTACGCGCGCGGCATCGCGAAGATCGAGCCCGAGTGGGTCGAGAAAATCGGCGCGCATCTGCTGAAGAAGTCGTTGTCCGAGCCGCATTGGGAGAAACGCGCGGCGCAGGTCAGCGCGTTCGAGCGCGCCATGCTGTATGGGCTCACGATTTACCACCGGCGGCGCGTGAGTTTCGGCAAGCAGGATCCGGCGCGTGCGCGGGAGCTGTTTATCCGCGGCGCGTTCGTCGAAGGCGAGTTCGAGACGAAGCTTGCGTTCTTCGCGCATAACCGCAAGCTGCTCGCCGAGATCGAACAGCTCGAACACAAGTCGCGCCGCCAGGACGTGCTCGTCGACGACGAACTGATCTTCGGGTTCTACGACGAGGTGATTCCGCAGGGCATCTATACCGGCGCCGCATTCGAGCGCTGGTACCGCGACGAGGTGAACCGGAGCGGACAGGCCGAAGACAAGCTGCGCCTCCTGTATCTGTCGCGCGACGATCTGATGCGCCATGAAGCGGCGGGCGTGACGACGGAGCTGTTCCCGAAGCGGCTGACGATGGCCGGTATCGAAATGGCGCTCACGTATCACTTCGAGCCCGGTTCGCCGCGCGACGGCGTGACGCTCGCGGTGCCGCTGTATGCGCTGAATCAGGTCGATGCGCGGCGCGCCGAGTGGCTCGTGCGCGGCATGGTGAAGGAGAAGGCACAACTGCTGCTGAAGTCGCTGCCGCAGAAGCTGCGCCGTCATGTCGTGCCGTTGCCGCAGTATGCGGCGGGTTTTGCCGAGCGCACGAGCGACGGCGCGCGCTTCGGCGCGGGTGGCCTCGTCGATGCGCTGATTGCCGACGTGCGCGGCGAGACGCAGGTCGCGTTGAAGCAGTCGGACTTCAAGCTCGAGACCTTGCCCGCGCATCTGTTCATGAACTTCAAGATCATCGACGAGCATGGGCGGCAGCTCGCGATGGGACGCAATCTCGCGCAGTTGCGTGCTGAGCTTGGTGGTGAAGCGCAGCAGCAGTTTCAGAAGCTGGCGGCGAGCGCGACGCTGGTCGATCAGGCCGGCGATGCGCTGGGGCGGGGTGGGGATGCACGTGGGGCGGGTGCCCGCGCCGGCGGCGGGGCGGGCGCTGGGCCGGCGGGTCCCGGTGTATCGGCTGCGGCACGCGGCGGTGCGGGTGGTGCCGGCAGTGGCGCGGGTTCCGCGCCGCACACGGCGCCTGCCGGCGGCGGCGCTGCCGCGCCTGCCACCGCGCTCTACGAAAACCTGACGACGTGGAACTTCGGCAAGCTGCCCGAGCTGCTCGAGGTACGTCGTCGCGGGCAGACGCTGTTCGGCTATCCGGCGCTTGTCGACCGCGGTACGCATTGCGACGTCGAAGTATTCGATTCGCCCGACGAAGCGGCGCGCATTCATCGTGCTGGCTTGCGCCGCCTGTTCGCGCTGCAGTTGCGCGAGCCGATCAAATACCTCGAAAAGAATCTGCCGGGCCTGCGCGAAATGGCGATGCAGTTTATGGCGCGCGCAACGCAGGAAGAACTGCGCGATCAGCTGATCGACACCGCGCTCGACCGCGCATGTCTGCAAGACCCGCTGCCCGACGACGATGCGAGCTTCCACGCGCGTCGCGACGAAGGCCGCAGCCGGCTCACATTGCTGGCCCAGGAAATCTCGCGGCTTATCGGCCAGATTCTCGGCGAGTACGCGACGGTGCTGAAAAAGCTCGCGCAGGCGAAGCCGTTCGCGGCTGCGTATGCGGATATGCAGAACCAGCTCGATGCGCTGATCGGCAAACGGTTTGTGGTCGACACGCCGTACACACAGTTGACGCATTTCCCGCGCTACCTGAAAGGGATCGGCTTACGTATCGACAAGCTGAAGGCTGATCCGGCGCGCGATGCGCGGCAGTTCGCAGAATTCGCGCCACTCGCGCAACACTATCAGCGCGCGCTTGCGCAACGCGGCGGCGTCATGGATGCGCGGCTCGCGGAGTTCCGCTGGTTGCTCGAAGAACTGCGCGTGTCGCTGTTCGCGCAGGAATTGCGTACGCCAATGCCGGTTTCGGTGAAGCGGCTGTATAAGGTTTGGGAATCGATGCAGCGGTGA